The Epinephelus lanceolatus isolate andai-2023 chromosome 8, ASM4190304v1, whole genome shotgun sequence genome includes a window with the following:
- the lhfpl4b gene encoding LHFPL tetraspan subfamily member 3 protein isoform X2, producing MSVSPALADLSRLYQTEFVRSARAVGVLWAVCTLCFAIIQVVVLVQPSWIGTGDTRHLGAGPAPPSGTLGLFEVCVESDWPVPDCRGGLSSLSPLPSFQSVAVLVGVSLWAVWTSVLCLCLFRFCSAATVYKICAWLQLTAGFCLALACLLFPDSWESPEMRALCGDSVGSFSPGNCSVHWAYILAILGILDAAILATLAFVLANRQDALLPPDAKDVTTGLLMSA from the exons ATGTCGGTGTCGCCCGCCCTCGCCGACCTCTCTCGCCTCTATCAGACAGAGTTCGTGCGGAGCGCCCGGGCCGTCGGTGTCCTCTGGGCCGTCTGCACGCTCTGCTTCGCCATCATTCAGGTAGTCGTCCTGGTGCAGCCATCCTGGATCGGCACGGGAGACACTCGCCATCTGGGGGCGGGACCGGCCCCGCCAAGCGGCACCCTGGGACTGTTTGAG GTATGTGTGGAGTCAGACTGGCCGGTCCCGGACTGTCGTGGTGGTCTGTCCAGTCTGTCCCCTCTGCCATCCTTCCAGTCGGTGGCGGTGTTGGTGGGCGTGTCTCTGTGGGCGGTGTGGACCAGCgtcctctgcctctgtctcttcAGGTTCTGCAGTGCCGCCACCGTCTACAAGATCTGTGCGTGGCTGCAGCTCACTGCAG gtttCTGTCTGGCGTTGGCCTGTCTTCTGTTTCCAGACTCGTGGGAGAGTCCAGAGATGAGAGCTCTGTGTGGAGACTCT GTGGGCAGCTTCTCTCCAGGTAACTGTTCGGTGCACTGGGCCTACATCCTGGCCATCCTGGGCATCCTGGATGCTGCTATCTTGGCCACGCTGGCCTTCGTCCTCGCCAACAGACAAGACGCCCTGCTGCCGCCAGACGCCAAGGATG TGACCACAGGTCTGCTGATGTCAGCGTAG
- the LOC117258676 gene encoding synaptophysin-like produces the protein MDVVNQLVAQGQFRVLKVPLGFIKALQWFFAIFAFSTCGSYSGMFKMAVDCKNRTYSDLRIEVEFEYPFRLHQVYFDAPTCKDADKERVFLVGDYSSSAEFFVTIGVFAFLYSTAALSIYIFFFDKYKENNKGPLIDLGVTAVFAFMWLVSSAAWAKGLSDVKTATDPDEVITMIAACKSEGNQCREVHDPVMSGLNTSVAFGFINLVLWVGNLWFVFKETGIIAPFMRAPPPQEKPAAPDAYGQQGAYEQDPYASNQGGYQPEYSQQGYNQDAEYGQGYGQQGAPTSFSNQM, from the exons ATGGACGTCGTAAATCAG CTGGTGGCCCAGGGTCAGTTCAGGGTGCTGAAGGTTCCTCTGGGCTTCATTAAGGCCTTACAATGG ttcTTCGCCATCTTTGCCTTCTCCACCTGTGGTAGTTATTCTGGGATGTTCAAGATGGCGGTGGATTGTAAGAACCGGACATACAGCGACCTGAGAATAGAGGTGGAGTTTGAGTATCCGTTCAG actCCACCAGGTGTATTTTGACGCCCCCACCTGTAAGGACGCAGACAAAGAGCGTGTTTTCCTTGTTGGCGACTACTCCTCCTCGGCCGAGTTCTTTGTCACCATCGGCGTCTTCGCCTTCCTCTACTCCACGGCGGCTCTCAGTAtctacatcttcttcttcgACAAGTACAAGGAGAACAACAAGGGCCCACTGATC GACCTGGGTGTGACCGCGGTGTTTGCCTTCATGTGGCTGGTGAGTTCAGCGGCTTGGGCCAAAGGTCTGTCTGACGTGAAGACGGCGACTGACCCAGATGAAGTGATCACTATGATTGCCGCCTGCAAATCTGAAGGGAACCAATGTCGTGAAGTCCACGACCCGGTCATGTCTGGACTCAACACCTCCGTG gccTTCGGCTTCATTAACCTAGTCCTGTGGGTGGGGAACCTCTGGTTCGTCTTTAAGGAGACGGGCATCATCGCTCCCTTCATGCGAGCTCCGCCTCCTCAGGAGAAACCTGCTGCACCAGATGCttatggccagcagggggcgtaTGAACAAGACCCGTATGCCAGCAACCAGGGAGGCTACCAACCCGAGTACAGCCAGCAGGGATACAACCAG GATGCAGAGTACGGTCAGGGTTacggccagcagggggcgcccACCTCCTTCTCCAATCAGATGTGA
- the pcsk1nl gene encoding proprotein convertase subtilisin/kexin type 1 inhibitor, like has product MASLSLLLLSTALIHTAQPLPAAHGGGRGLDVSVGGIRRQRRDLRNLLPYEDQVLSYPASQGGGGANNLYYQSDDWRGRGLDQALQRLVERDQRREQEEEQRAAYLAALLRLLSEAESAGLVGPGDVEVVEEEEDEEEDQGPPGDFQGPAPADYDETGRGLNMGRPPAAWWGLLEPQLAQALLDRMEPQLAQTLLERARQERLQQAGRVPSGLNRGGDQDALRRLVARLLSSIGPNDTPVISSGRRTRRDVSIAAPEPASSAHRRTRRSLDDVAPPSPSNDPPLLRVKRLEDEEEEEEEKLSPPAVGLQRMKRINTMATPDVEELNHGSRRRRRRAVVNYDPQILIDQILEYMRE; this is encoded by the exons ATGGCGTCTCTCAGCCTCCTGCTGCTCAGCACCGCGCTGATCCACACCGCTCAG CCTCTACCTGCAGCTCATGGCGGAGGGCGTGGCCTGGATGTGTCAGTGGGTGGGATCAGACGCCAGCGCAGAGACCTCCGTAACCTGCTGCCTTATGAGGACCAGGTGTTGTCATATCCTGCTTCCCAGGGGGGAGGCGGGGCCAACAACCTTTACTACCAATCAGATGactggagggggcggggcctgGACCAGGCTCTCCAGCGATTGGTGGAAAGGGACCAGAGGCGGgagcaggaagaggagcagCGAGCAG CGTACTTGGCAGCTTTGCTCCGCCTACTGAGCGAGGCAGAGAGCGCAGGATTGGTCGGCCCAGGTGATGTTGAGGtggtagaggaggaggaggatgaggaggaggatcagGGGCCACCAGGAGACTTCCAGGGCCCGGCCCCCGCAGACTACGATGAGACAGGACGGGGGCTGAACATGGGGAGGCCCCCTGCTGCCTGGTGGGGCCTCCTGGAGCCCCAGCTGGCTCAGGCGCTGCTGGACAG GATGGAGCCTCAGCTGGCTCAGACTCTGCTGGAGAGGGCCCGACAGGAGCGCCTTCAACAGGCCGGACGAGTTCCATCAGGACTGAACCGAGGAGGCGACCAGGACGCTCTGAG acGTCTGGTTGCTAGGTTACTGTCTAGCATTGGCCCTAACGACACCCCGGTGATCTCCTCTGGTCGCCGTACGAGGAGGGACGTGTCCATCGCAGCACCTGAACCTGCTAGCTCCGCCCACAGGAGAACCCGCCGCTCCCTTGATGATGTGGCTCCTCCCTCACCTAGCAACGACCCACCTCTGCTCAGAGTGAAAAGgctggaggatgaagaggaagaggaagaggagaagctCAGCCCCCCCGCTGTCGGGCTGCAGAGGATGAAACGCATCAATACCATGGCAACACCTGATGTGGAAGAACTGAATCATGGGAGTCGTAGGCGCCGGAGGAGAGCTGTGGTGAACTACGACCCCCAAATACTGATCGATCAGATCCTGGAGTACATGAGGGagtaa
- the lhfpl4b gene encoding LHFPL tetraspan subfamily member 3 protein isoform X1 produces the protein MSVSPALADLSRLYQTEFVRSARAVGVLWAVCTLCFAIIQVVVLVQPSWIGTGDTRHLGAGPAPPSGTLGLFEVCVESDWPVPDCRGGLSSLSPLPSFQSVAVLVGVSLWAVWTSVLCLCLFRFCSAATVYKICAWLQLTAGFCLALACLLFPDSWESPEMRALCGDSVGSFSPGNCSVHWAYILAILGILDAAILATLAFVLANRQDALLPPDAKDGEVTTGLLMSA, from the exons ATGTCGGTGTCGCCCGCCCTCGCCGACCTCTCTCGCCTCTATCAGACAGAGTTCGTGCGGAGCGCCCGGGCCGTCGGTGTCCTCTGGGCCGTCTGCACGCTCTGCTTCGCCATCATTCAGGTAGTCGTCCTGGTGCAGCCATCCTGGATCGGCACGGGAGACACTCGCCATCTGGGGGCGGGACCGGCCCCGCCAAGCGGCACCCTGGGACTGTTTGAG GTATGTGTGGAGTCAGACTGGCCGGTCCCGGACTGTCGTGGTGGTCTGTCCAGTCTGTCCCCTCTGCCATCCTTCCAGTCGGTGGCGGTGTTGGTGGGCGTGTCTCTGTGGGCGGTGTGGACCAGCgtcctctgcctctgtctcttcAGGTTCTGCAGTGCCGCCACCGTCTACAAGATCTGTGCGTGGCTGCAGCTCACTGCAG gtttCTGTCTGGCGTTGGCCTGTCTTCTGTTTCCAGACTCGTGGGAGAGTCCAGAGATGAGAGCTCTGTGTGGAGACTCT GTGGGCAGCTTCTCTCCAGGTAACTGTTCGGTGCACTGGGCCTACATCCTGGCCATCCTGGGCATCCTGGATGCTGCTATCTTGGCCACGCTGGCCTTCGTCCTCGCCAACAGACAAGACGCCCTGCTGCCGCCAGACGCCAAGGATGGTGAGG TGACCACAGGTCTGCTGATGTCAGCGTAG